A region from the Janthinobacterium agaricidamnosum genome encodes:
- a CDS encoding ABC transporter permease codes for MIWPAFIATWRAMLTDKGALTLLFIGGIIYSFFYPLPYSTEIVQRVPVAVVDQDRSAMSRQLTRFAMAHPSLQVVAVTPDLPVAQDLLWRDKVMGVLILPDGLQTDVLAGRAAHAQVAGNGLYLMLNKVALNGLAEVVGTVSAGIELKRLGAGTPSTVQANQQRSPIAFDAVPLFNVKEGYGAYVVPGVATLIVQQTLLIGMTMLFGTWYQRKSFPVAGRRTAGGYAGMLLAFACVAFLNCCYFFGFVFWFQDYPRGGNFGGMLLLLVLFSLAEAAFGMLLGMLFRTRERGTQLMIATSMPVLFLAGLTWPVSSMPVVLQWLRWLLPSTAGIQGFVALNQMGASLYEIRHEVAGLLALLLACVALGWWRWRKLEETVVDLNKAEGT; via the coding sequence ATGATCTGGCCGGCTTTTATCGCCACCTGGCGCGCCATGCTGACGGACAAGGGGGCGCTGACCTTGCTGTTTATCGGCGGCATCATCTATTCCTTCTTTTATCCGCTGCCATACTCGACGGAAATCGTCCAGCGCGTGCCCGTGGCCGTCGTCGACCAGGACCGCAGCGCCATGTCGCGCCAGCTCACGCGCTTCGCCATGGCTCACCCCTCGCTGCAAGTCGTGGCCGTCACGCCGGACTTGCCCGTCGCGCAGGATTTATTGTGGCGCGACAAGGTCATGGGCGTGCTGATCCTTCCCGACGGTTTGCAGACGGACGTGCTGGCTGGCCGCGCCGCCCATGCGCAGGTGGCGGGCAATGGTCTGTACTTGATGCTCAACAAGGTGGCCTTGAACGGCCTAGCCGAAGTGGTGGGCACGGTGTCGGCCGGCATTGAGCTCAAACGCCTGGGCGCGGGCACGCCGTCGACCGTGCAGGCCAACCAGCAGCGCTCGCCCATTGCGTTTGACGCCGTGCCCCTGTTTAACGTCAAGGAAGGCTATGGCGCGTATGTCGTGCCGGGCGTGGCGACCTTGATCGTGCAGCAGACCTTGCTGATCGGCATGACCATGCTGTTCGGCACCTGGTATCAGCGCAAGAGCTTCCCCGTGGCAGGCCGGCGCACGGCGGGCGGCTATGCGGGCATGCTGCTGGCGTTTGCCTGCGTGGCCTTCCTCAACTGCTGCTATTTCTTCGGTTTCGTCTTCTGGTTCCAGGATTACCCCCGTGGCGGCAACTTTGGCGGCATGCTCTTGCTGCTGGTGCTGTTCTCGCTGGCGGAAGCGGCGTTCGGCATGCTGCTGGGCATGCTGTTCCGCACGCGCGAACGGGGCACGCAGCTGATGATCGCCACCTCGATGCCGGTGCTGTTCCTCGCGGGCCTGACCTGGCCCGTATCGTCCATGCCCGTCGTGCTGCAATGGCTGCGCTGGCTGCTGCCGTCCACGGCTGGCATCCAGGGCTTTGTTGCGCTCAACCAGATGGGCGCGTCGCTGTATGAAATCCGCCATGAAGTGGCGGGCTTGCTGGCCTTGCTACTGGCCTGCGTGGCGCTGGGCTGGTGGCGCTGGCGCAAGCTGGAGGAAACCGTTGTTGATTTGAACAAGGCCGAAGGCACTTGA
- a CDS encoding AraC family transcriptional regulator, whose translation MSSPPIPPEQRASGLFRAEYARRMNAVLDHIDRHLDTPLDLAQLADVAHFSRFHFHRVFAAWMGETLGDYARRRRLESAALRLACRPGESILDIALATGFGSGEAFARAFKLKFGCTPTAWRAGIAAKNAAMLAAMRLRRQDSNPDQAMRNTDQEYGPNFPHHGHSNPLDRESPMQVTILDLPPVTVACQRHIGPYGPAISAFWRDTVSPWMQSHGLGDATCYGIGLDDPSITPPEKCRYDACVAVPDGFQSAGRASLATLPGGRYAVAQFKGPSSAIPDAWTRMAREWLPASGLQWDERPCFERFAAATAMDPATGEFSCEICIPVRPL comes from the coding sequence ATGTCTTCCCCTCCTATTCCCCCTGAACAGCGGGCGTCCGGGCTGTTCCGCGCCGAATACGCGCGCCGCATGAATGCCGTGCTCGACCATATCGACCGCCACCTGGACACGCCGCTGGACCTGGCCCAACTGGCCGATGTCGCGCATTTTTCCCGTTTCCACTTTCACCGCGTGTTCGCCGCCTGGATGGGTGAAACCTTGGGCGATTATGCGCGCCGCCGGCGCCTGGAATCGGCCGCCTTGCGGCTGGCCTGCCGTCCCGGCGAGTCGATACTCGACATCGCGCTGGCGACGGGCTTCGGTTCCGGCGAAGCGTTTGCGCGCGCCTTCAAGCTGAAATTCGGCTGCACGCCGACAGCCTGGCGCGCCGGCATTGCCGCGAAAAACGCCGCCATGCTCGCGGCCATGCGCCTGCGCCGGCAAGATAGCAATCCGGATCAGGCCATGCGCAATACCGATCAGGAATACGGGCCGAACTTCCCGCACCATGGGCACTCCAATCCACTTGATAGAGAGAGTCCCATGCAAGTCACCATCCTCGACCTGCCGCCCGTCACCGTCGCGTGCCAGCGCCATATCGGCCCCTACGGCCCCGCCATCAGCGCCTTCTGGCGCGACACCGTATCACCGTGGATGCAGTCGCACGGCCTGGGCGACGCCACCTGCTACGGCATCGGCCTTGACGATCCAAGCATCACGCCGCCGGAAAAATGCCGCTACGACGCCTGCGTCGCCGTGCCCGACGGCTTCCAGTCAGCCGGACGCGCCAGCCTCGCCACCCTGCCAGGCGGGCGTTACGCGGTGGCGCAATTCAAGGGACCGTCCAGCGCCATCCCCGACGCGTGGACGCGCATGGCGCGCGAATGGCTGCCGGCCAGCGGCCTGCAGTGGGACGAGCGCCCCTGCTTCGAGCGCTTTGCCGCCGCCACGGCGATGGACCCGGCCACCGGCGAATTCTCTTGCGAGATCTGCATCCCCGTGCGGCCGCTGTAA
- a CDS encoding AMP-binding protein, whose amino-acid sequence MTLAGKPDVNLPGGAWESDRDYCPTLTPAGARMLDKLRSHPCAPRYRNRSGNKLLAAEVEALRAYEQDVMDAAIGWSVDAPPSWLADYLRTTYSTVPYYRACGSPPARLADVAPVSRAELAHDIAAFVPDDADLARMINFQTTGTTGHPLLIASHPLVAGRYLAFHKRALRRFGVTLRHGAGQVGVMLLGHQRRCFTYVSVTPTMNESGLAKINLHVDDWRQAEDRARYLDAMAPELIAGDPISFAELLTLSMTHKPAALLSVSMMLLPGMRARLEAAFGCPVLDIYSLNEVGPVAVYDERAGGHVLLQHRLYVEILDADGRPVPDGARGEITVTGGFNFCLPLVRYRTGDYASLLHGPHGPVLVGLAGRSPLRYRTVNGEWLNNIDITHALKPLAIALFGVHQHGDGAVALRLAPNAMPQADRARALLAPFFGAITVEILLAEDKIIQYTSDLREAAA is encoded by the coding sequence ATGACGCTCGCTGGCAAACCTGACGTCAACCTGCCGGGCGGTGCCTGGGAATCGGACCGCGACTATTGTCCCACCCTGACGCCGGCGGGCGCACGCATGCTGGACAAACTGCGCAGCCATCCGTGCGCGCCCCGGTACCGCAACCGCAGCGGCAACAAGCTGCTGGCGGCGGAAGTCGAAGCGCTGCGCGCCTATGAACAGGACGTCATGGATGCCGCGATCGGCTGGAGCGTCGATGCGCCGCCGTCCTGGCTGGCGGATTATCTCAGGACGACCTACTCCACGGTGCCGTATTACCGCGCCTGCGGCTCGCCCCCCGCGCGCCTTGCGGACGTGGCGCCTGTCAGCCGCGCCGAACTGGCCCACGACATCGCCGCCTTCGTGCCCGACGATGCGGACCTGGCGCGCATGATCAATTTCCAGACGACGGGCACCACGGGCCATCCGCTGCTGATCGCCTCGCATCCGCTGGTGGCGGGGCGATACCTGGCCTTCCACAAGCGCGCGCTGCGCCGCTTCGGCGTGACCCTGCGCCATGGCGCGGGCCAAGTGGGCGTGATGCTGCTGGGGCACCAGCGCCGCTGCTTCACCTATGTCTCCGTCACGCCGACGATGAACGAATCGGGCCTGGCGAAGATCAACCTGCACGTGGACGACTGGCGCCAGGCTGAAGACCGCGCGCGCTACCTGGACGCCATGGCGCCCGAGCTGATCGCGGGCGACCCCATCTCGTTTGCCGAGCTGCTGACCTTGTCCATGACGCACAAGCCTGCCGCGCTGCTGTCCGTCTCGATGATGCTGTTGCCCGGCATGCGCGCGCGGCTGGAAGCGGCTTTTGGCTGCCCCGTGCTCGATATCTATTCGCTCAATGAAGTGGGACCCGTCGCCGTCTACGACGAGCGGGCGGGCGGCCACGTGCTGCTGCAGCACCGGCTGTACGTGGAAATCCTCGATGCGGATGGCCGTCCCGTGCCCGATGGCGCGCGCGGCGAAATCACGGTGACGGGCGGTTTTAACTTTTGCCTGCCCCTTGTGCGCTACCGCACGGGCGATTACGCGTCGCTGCTGCATGGCCCGCATGGCCCTGTGCTGGTGGGCCTGGCTGGCCGCAGCCCTTTGCGCTACAGGACGGTCAATGGCGAGTGGCTCAACAATATCGACATCACGCATGCCCTGAAACCGTTGGCCATCGCCCTGTTCGGCGTGCATCAGCATGGCGACGGCGCCGTCGCGCTGCGCCTGGCACCGAACGCCATGCCGCAGGCTGACCGTGCTCGCGCCTTGCTCGCGCCTTTTTTCGGCGCCATCACGGTCGAGATCTTGCTGGCGGAAGACAAGATCATTCAATACACCTCGGATTTGCGGGAAGCGGCAGCATGA
- a CDS encoding HlyD family secretion protein — MSTSKKPLAIVAAIIVLGFVGWGLYQAFQPQRLPLQGQMDAQEVNVSSKVPGRVGELYVKLGQTVPKGELLFQLTSPEVDAKIAQATAATQAADAVAQKAQAGARPEEIAAAKANWERAQTGATIAKTTYTRVNNMYEQGVIAQQKRDEAQAQWRAADQLAQAARAQYDMAQKGARPEDKTAAAAQARQVGAVLTEAQVALAETKIAAPVAGQVSKIQIQPGELAPQGFPVITLVNLDDAWAVLQVREDEMAAFAMGSTHTANVPALKQQVSFKVSSVAVLPDFATWRAARPGGTDLRTFEIRLRPAIKVEGLRPGMSVVFPPL; from the coding sequence ATGAGCACCTCCAAAAAACCATTGGCCATAGTCGCCGCCATCATCGTCCTCGGCTTCGTGGGCTGGGGCTTGTACCAGGCGTTCCAGCCGCAGCGCCTGCCTTTGCAGGGACAGATGGATGCGCAGGAAGTCAATGTCTCGTCGAAAGTGCCGGGCAGGGTGGGCGAGCTGTACGTTAAGCTTGGCCAGACGGTGCCGAAAGGGGAATTGCTGTTCCAGCTGACGAGTCCGGAAGTGGACGCGAAGATCGCGCAAGCGACGGCCGCCACGCAGGCAGCCGATGCCGTGGCGCAAAAGGCGCAAGCGGGTGCGCGTCCGGAAGAAATCGCCGCCGCGAAAGCCAACTGGGAGCGGGCGCAAACGGGCGCCACCATCGCCAAGACCACGTACACCCGCGTCAACAATATGTACGAGCAAGGCGTGATCGCGCAGCAGAAACGCGACGAGGCGCAAGCGCAATGGCGCGCCGCCGACCAGCTGGCGCAAGCGGCCCGCGCGCAATATGACATGGCGCAAAAGGGCGCCCGTCCGGAAGACAAGACGGCCGCCGCCGCCCAGGCGCGCCAGGTGGGCGCCGTGCTGACGGAAGCGCAGGTCGCCCTGGCGGAAACGAAGATCGCCGCGCCCGTGGCCGGGCAGGTCAGCAAGATCCAGATACAGCCCGGTGAACTGGCGCCGCAAGGCTTCCCCGTGATCACCCTGGTGAACCTCGATGACGCCTGGGCCGTGCTGCAGGTGCGCGAAGATGAAATGGCCGCGTTTGCCATGGGCAGCACGCATACGGCCAATGTGCCGGCCTTGAAGCAGCAAGTGAGCTTCAAGGTCAGTTCCGTGGCCGTGCTGCCCGATTTCGCCACCTGGCGCGCGGCGCGCCCGGGCGGCACAGACTTGCGCACGTTTGAAATCCGGCTGCGCCCCGCCATCAAGGTCGAGGGCTTGCGCCCGGGCATGTCGGTCGTGTTTCCACCGCTCTGA
- a CDS encoding ABC transporter permease, with protein MNEADKGPVSALAREWARLRGDFWDFGMLSWIPVVLCGMLWLVFSAGIARDLPIVVIDNDNSTLSRQLTRWLDASPGIAVAAKVASSDEALHRLRERTAFGYLLIPNDFEQKLLGGRQATVQWLYNAQFSSHAGALLRDVRTVSTTLSAGIEMTARAKKGMSGVQAAAQFEPIRTTLNSLYNENTSYEAFLTLALMPAMLQIFIVVAVVTSIGRELRDGTVPQWLASAKGSWLRAVGTKLLFPVIAYCALALLYLLFFSLARGWAVAGSLPALLLSMLLLVLAYCGMATLLIGATLSLRLALSGAAFITAPAFAFAGQAFPLMAMPAPARAWAEALPLTHYLQLQTKYWLAGAPWRYGVQEMLILAGFAIGCGAVGVFLLARRANMPAAWGRA; from the coding sequence ATGAACGAAGCGGATAAGGGGCCGGTTTCTGCGCTGGCGCGCGAGTGGGCGCGGCTGCGCGGCGACTTCTGGGACTTCGGCATGCTCAGCTGGATTCCCGTCGTGCTGTGCGGTATGTTGTGGCTGGTGTTTTCCGCCGGCATCGCGCGCGACTTGCCCATCGTCGTCATCGATAACGACAACTCGACCTTGTCGCGCCAGCTCACGCGCTGGCTCGACGCTTCGCCCGGCATCGCGGTGGCGGCGAAAGTGGCGTCCAGCGACGAAGCCCTGCATCGCTTGCGCGAGCGTACGGCGTTCGGCTACCTGCTGATCCCCAACGATTTCGAACAGAAACTGCTGGGCGGCCGGCAAGCCACCGTGCAATGGCTGTACAACGCGCAGTTTTCCTCGCACGCGGGCGCCTTGCTGCGCGACGTGCGCACGGTCAGCACGACCTTGTCGGCCGGCATCGAGATGACGGCGCGCGCAAAAAAGGGCATGTCGGGCGTGCAGGCGGCGGCCCAGTTCGAACCGATCCGCACGACACTGAACAGTTTGTACAATGAAAACACCAGCTATGAAGCATTTTTAACGTTGGCCCTGATGCCGGCCATGCTGCAGATCTTCATCGTCGTTGCCGTCGTCACGAGCATCGGACGCGAGTTGCGCGACGGCACGGTGCCGCAATGGCTGGCCTCGGCCAAGGGCAGCTGGCTGCGTGCCGTCGGCACCAAGCTGCTGTTTCCCGTGATCGCCTACTGCGCGCTGGCGCTGCTGTATCTGCTGTTCTTCAGCCTGGCGCGTGGCTGGGCCGTGGCGGGCAGCTTGCCGGCCCTGCTGCTGAGCATGTTGCTGCTGGTGCTCGCGTATTGCGGCATGGCCACCTTGCTGATCGGCGCCACCCTGTCCCTGCGCCTGGCCCTGTCGGGCGCGGCATTTATTACGGCACCGGCCTTCGCGTTCGCGGGCCAGGCCTTTCCCCTGATGGCCATGCCGGCACCGGCGCGTGCCTGGGCGGAAGCCTTGCCGCTCACGCACTATCTGCAATTGCAAACGAAATACTGGCTGGCCGGCGCGCCATGGCGTTATGGCGTGCAGGAAATGCTGATCTTGGCCGGCTTTGCCATCGGCTGCGGCGCCGTGGGCGTATTCCTGCTGGCGCGCCGCGCGAATATGCCTGCGGCCTGGGGGCGTGCATGA
- a CDS encoding VWA domain-containing protein, translated as MKNDADTALIEAWCAAWPEALAVWSKFTRLRDPSLCASRVEASKQGLSGSFAMIRLLDQSVVVDLPLVTELGLDDYALEILAHEIGHHILAPGSAGDQFRLLARMRRALPTLERHAPMVANLYTDLFINDRLQRQANLRMADIYRKLQQGRTVEARAKGSGGVWTLYMRIYENLWQLEKGELGGAGAEHEADERLDTDAWLGARLIRVYANDWMLAAGRFATLLLPYLVDDTDALGPSRYLQDTRDAARGCQTYGAQQIEDDEEGGAIHPVHDKRISGLDGEEPQGEAPARQGGGQLREPFELGDILKASGIDLSDHEIAIRYYRERALPHLVAFPSRPAPESQEPQMEGLEAWEIGDPLEEIDWLQSVMQSPRPVPGVTTVRRVYGREPARAVDAVPVDLDMYVDSSGSMPNPQAHISFLTLAGAVIALSALRAGAKVQVTLWSGKNEVMQTPGFVRDEDLILGVLTEFFGGGTCFPIHCLRKTYAGKRERPAHILMISDDGITTMFDKDELGNSGWDISAKALAQGGAGGTMALNLARDWDGAAASKWLQQTYDDLKRARREQGWDIHAVERYEDLLDFARAFSRRHYV; from the coding sequence ATGAAGAACGATGCCGACACCGCGCTGATCGAGGCCTGGTGCGCCGCCTGGCCCGAGGCCCTGGCCGTGTGGAGCAAATTCACGCGCTTGCGTGACCCCAGCCTGTGCGCCAGCCGCGTCGAGGCCAGCAAGCAGGGCCTGTCCGGCAGCTTCGCCATGATCCGTTTGCTGGACCAGAGCGTGGTGGTGGACTTGCCGCTGGTGACGGAACTGGGGCTGGACGACTATGCGCTGGAAATCCTCGCCCATGAAATCGGCCACCATATCCTCGCGCCGGGCAGCGCCGGCGACCAGTTCCGTTTGCTGGCGCGCATGCGCCGCGCCTTGCCCACCCTGGAGAGGCACGCGCCCATGGTGGCCAATCTGTACACGGACCTGTTCATCAACGACCGCTTGCAGCGCCAGGCGAATCTGCGCATGGCCGACATCTACCGCAAGCTGCAGCAGGGGCGCACGGTGGAAGCGCGCGCCAAGGGCAGCGGCGGCGTATGGACCTTGTACATGCGCATCTATGAAAACCTGTGGCAGCTGGAAAAGGGAGAGCTGGGCGGAGCAGGGGCTGAGCACGAGGCGGACGAACGCCTGGACACGGACGCCTGGCTGGGCGCGCGCCTGATACGCGTGTATGCAAACGACTGGATGCTGGCGGCGGGCCGCTTCGCCACCTTGCTGCTGCCCTATCTGGTCGACGATACGGATGCTCTGGGCCCGAGCCGTTATCTGCAGGACACGCGCGACGCGGCCCGGGGCTGCCAGACGTATGGCGCGCAGCAGATCGAGGATGACGAGGAGGGCGGCGCCATCCACCCGGTGCACGACAAGCGCATTTCCGGCCTCGATGGCGAGGAGCCGCAAGGCGAGGCGCCGGCAAGGCAGGGCGGCGGCCAGCTGCGCGAACCGTTCGAGCTGGGCGACATTCTGAAGGCCTCGGGCATCGATCTGAGCGACCATGAAATCGCCATCCGCTACTACCGCGAGCGGGCCTTGCCGCACCTGGTGGCGTTCCCCAGCCGCCCCGCGCCCGAGTCGCAGGAGCCGCAGATGGAAGGGCTGGAAGCGTGGGAGATCGGCGATCCGCTCGAGGAAATCGACTGGCTGCAGTCCGTGATGCAGTCGCCGCGCCCCGTGCCCGGCGTGACCACCGTGCGCCGCGTGTATGGCCGCGAACCGGCGCGCGCCGTCGACGCCGTGCCCGTCGACCTGGACATGTACGTGGACAGTTCAGGCTCCATGCCGAACCCGCAGGCGCACATCTCGTTCCTGACCCTGGCCGGCGCCGTCATCGCCTTGTCCGCCCTGCGCGCCGGCGCGAAAGTGCAGGTGACCCTGTGGAGCGGCAAGAACGAGGTGATGCAGACGCCCGGCTTCGTGCGCGATGAAGACCTGATCCTGGGCGTGCTGACGGAGTTTTTTGGCGGCGGCACCTGTTTCCCCATCCACTGTCTGCGCAAGACCTATGCGGGCAAGCGCGAACGGCCCGCGCACATCCTGATGATTTCCGACGATGGCATCACCACCATGTTCGACAAGGATGAACTGGGCAACAGCGGCTGGGATATTTCCGCCAAGGCGCTGGCCCAGGGCGGCGCGGGCGGCACCATGGCCCTGAACCTGGCGCGCGACTGGGATGGCGCGGCGGCCAGCAAGTGGCTGCAGCAAACCTATGACGACCTGAAACGCGCGCGCCGCGAGCAGGGCTGGGATATCCACGCCGTCGAGCGCTACGAGGACTTGCTGGACTTTGCGCGGGCGTTCAGCCGGCGCCACTATGTTTAA
- a CDS encoding AAA family ATPase, which yields MSAFNLFQRLSQAPTKPKAAPAVRQFDVADLYQGPIALGAEGEAQARPFDEKLRQAYFWIVNHAIISPHYDIEYNDGPSQTYSVGDSRRTLNLPSAQSYSSFILLPLLTFATRRKCLFVGGPGRGKTASALLMGVLAGSTVKEVKRAMQHGHPQMTVADLLGNPLPADLVNAQSMDDIRIAWRAWLGMRVKIVDEYNRIPTRTQSALLTVMGDNYAEVLNHIYECPEAAWYLTANDDQGGGTYQVIEALRDRVDVTVQALAFNPRFLNELLLRVEENVRPEELVPPDIIFTEGEVDQIGEAIRQVGIPDAVRRRLEFFASQFELFETAGGQFEYMTKDTARLAGADRGAAQAADNGRDRLKDLGCQTLNGISVRTLMALMIYAKAMAYFRGNGEVALEDLRQVLPFVLHNKLQPDPDAPFFALPENAAYRSDRLGWLRRLFDLSNDEFNRLDLDRDDPVGVLSAEFDLGLDGVSERETLVRLNRIEKLIGERTKGRKLYGPLYDDLLKLKYLHQRYTNYRSWLRSQ from the coding sequence ATGTCTGCATTCAATTTGTTCCAGCGCTTGTCCCAAGCCCCCACCAAGCCCAAGGCCGCGCCCGCCGTGCGGCAGTTCGACGTGGCGGATTTGTACCAAGGCCCCATCGCGCTGGGCGCGGAAGGCGAGGCGCAAGCGCGGCCTTTCGATGAAAAGCTGCGCCAGGCGTATTTCTGGATCGTCAACCACGCCATCATCAGCCCCCACTACGACATCGAGTACAACGACGGCCCGTCGCAGACCTATTCCGTGGGCGACAGCCGCCGCACATTGAATTTGCCGTCGGCGCAAAGCTATTCGAGTTTTATTTTGCTGCCCCTGCTGACGTTCGCCACGCGCCGCAAATGCCTGTTTGTGGGCGGGCCGGGGCGGGGCAAGACGGCCAGCGCCCTGCTGATGGGCGTGCTGGCCGGCTCCACCGTCAAGGAGGTGAAACGCGCCATGCAGCATGGCCACCCGCAGATGACGGTGGCCGACTTGCTGGGTAATCCCTTGCCGGCCGACCTGGTCAACGCGCAAAGCATGGACGATATCCGCATCGCCTGGCGCGCCTGGCTGGGCATGCGCGTGAAGATCGTCGATGAATACAACCGCATCCCCACGCGCACGCAAAGCGCGCTGCTCACCGTCATGGGTGACAATTACGCGGAAGTGCTGAACCATATTTACGAGTGCCCGGAAGCGGCCTGGTACCTGACGGCCAACGACGACCAGGGCGGCGGCACCTACCAGGTGATCGAGGCGCTGCGCGACCGGGTCGACGTGACGGTGCAGGCGCTGGCCTTCAACCCGCGCTTCCTGAACGAGCTGCTGCTGCGCGTGGAAGAAAACGTGCGTCCCGAAGAGCTGGTGCCGCCCGATATCATCTTCACGGAAGGCGAGGTCGATCAGATCGGCGAGGCGATCCGCCAGGTGGGCATACCCGACGCCGTGCGCCGCCGCCTGGAATTTTTTGCCAGCCAGTTCGAGCTGTTCGAGACGGCCGGCGGCCAGTTCGAATACATGACCAAGGATACGGCCCGTTTGGCCGGTGCTGACCGGGGCGCCGCGCAGGCGGCCGACAATGGGCGCGACCGCCTGAAGGACCTCGGTTGCCAGACCTTGAACGGCATCTCCGTGCGCACCCTGATGGCGCTCATGATCTACGCCAAGGCCATGGCGTATTTCCGCGGCAATGGCGAGGTGGCGCTGGAAGACTTGCGCCAGGTGCTGCCGTTTGTGCTGCATAACAAGCTGCAGCCGGACCCGGACGCGCCGTTTTTCGCGCTGCCGGAAAACGCCGCCTACCGCAGCGACAGATTGGGCTGGCTGCGCCGCCTGTTCGACCTGTCCAACGATGAATTCAACCGCCTGGACCTGGACCGCGACGATCCGGTGGGCGTGCTGTCGGCCGAATTCGACCTGGGCCTCGACGGCGTCAGCGAACGTGAAACCCTGGTGCGCCTGAACCGCATCGAAAAGCTGATCGGCGAACGCACGAAGGGGCGCAAGCTGTACGGCCCCCTGTACGACGACCTGCTGAAATTGAAATACCTGCATCAGCGCTACACCAACTATCGCAGCTGGCTGCGTTCGCAATGA
- a CDS encoding AAA family ATPase, with product MKLHKRGLVVGKFCPLHQGHELLINRAQDACEELLVVSYTKPEFPGLEPARRERWLRAQFPQAHIVVLDDARLAALCAARGVPARALPHNDADGDDHRHFMGWLCWTVLDLPVDAVFSSEEYGPGFAQVLERHYAAGAVAHVSVDQARTLVPVSGTLVRQDPHAHSAFLSPVVRADFVTRVCVLGGESSGKTTLTQALARYFETAWVAEYGRELWERQDGVLHYDDLLKIGREQLRREAQALLVARRWLFCDTSPMTTYFYCVEMFGRAEQELAQLAEHRYDLMLLCAPDFPFIQDGTRRDEDFRARQHAWYQAELARRGIAYVNVSGSVDDRVRQVAQVLTGP from the coding sequence ATGAAGCTCCATAAACGCGGCCTTGTGGTCGGCAAATTTTGCCCGCTGCATCAGGGCCATGAACTGTTGATCAACCGTGCGCAAGACGCCTGCGAAGAGCTGCTGGTGGTCAGCTACACCAAGCCCGAATTTCCCGGCCTGGAACCGGCGCGCCGGGAACGGTGGCTGCGCGCGCAATTCCCGCAAGCGCACATCGTGGTGCTCGACGATGCGCGCCTGGCCGCCCTGTGCGCGGCGCGCGGCGTGCCGGCGCGCGCGCTGCCGCACAACGACGCCGATGGCGACGACCATCGCCACTTCATGGGCTGGCTGTGCTGGACGGTGCTGGACTTGCCCGTCGATGCCGTGTTTAGCAGCGAAGAGTATGGCCCCGGCTTTGCGCAGGTGCTGGAACGGCATTATGCAGCTGGCGCGGTGGCGCACGTGAGCGTGGACCAGGCAAGAACCCTGGTACCCGTGTCCGGCACCCTCGTGCGGCAAGACCCGCATGCGCACAGCGCCTTCCTGTCGCCCGTTGTGCGCGCCGATTTCGTCACGCGCGTGTGCGTGCTCGGCGGCGAGTCGAGCGGCAAGACGACTTTGACGCAAGCGCTGGCGCGGTATTTCGAGACGGCCTGGGTGGCCGAATATGGCCGAGAGTTATGGGAGCGCCAGGATGGCGTATTGCACTATGACGATCTGCTGAAGATCGGCCGGGAACAGCTGCGCCGCGAAGCGCAGGCGCTCCTGGTTGCGCGGCGCTGGCTGTTTTGCGATACCTCGCCCATGACCACGTATTTTTACTGCGTCGAGATGTTCGGCAGGGCCGAGCAGGAATTGGCGCAGCTGGCCGAACACCGCTATGACCTTATGCTGCTGTGCGCCCCTGATTTCCCCTTCATCCAGGACGGCACCCGCCGCGACGAGGATTTCCGCGCGCGCCAGCATGCTTGGTACCAGGCCGAGCTGGCGCGGCGGGGGATCGCCTATGTCAATGTGTCAGGTTCCGTGGATGACAGGGTCAGGCAGGTGGCGCAGGTGCTGACGGGACCTTAA